A section of the Verrucomicrobium sp. GAS474 genome encodes:
- a CDS encoding ABC transporter ATP-binding protein encodes MAPNPNESENVLVLRQLTKHFPGKPKPTVDRLDLVVPKGAIYGFLGRNGAGKSTTIRMLLGLVEPTRGSAEILGHPCDALTPEVRARIGYLPEGHHVYGWMTVAECGKFQSAFFPQWNWKIFNAVVDHFRLTPKMASGSLSRGQRAGLCLAMTLAPEPELLILDDPALGLDPVARRSLLESMLYVTRRSDRTILFSSHLLSDVERVADRIVILDEGTLRANCTVETFRERIRQYALRFPEGIAAPANLAHPTLLQSFRTERNLVLTLANAGEAERQWLATLGAERIEERPLGMEEAFIAYVGDRGEKTFFLDGISGIEGLSPSIA; translated from the coding sequence ATGGCCCCGAACCCGAACGAAAGCGAAAACGTCCTTGTCCTCCGCCAGCTCACGAAGCATTTCCCGGGCAAGCCGAAGCCGACGGTCGACCGCCTCGACCTCGTCGTCCCGAAGGGGGCGATCTACGGCTTCCTCGGCCGGAACGGCGCGGGGAAGAGTACGACGATCCGGATGCTCCTCGGCCTGGTCGAGCCGACGCGGGGCTCGGCCGAGATCCTCGGCCACCCGTGCGACGCGCTGACGCCCGAGGTCCGCGCCCGGATCGGCTACCTGCCGGAGGGGCACCACGTCTACGGCTGGATGACCGTCGCCGAGTGCGGGAAGTTCCAGTCGGCCTTCTTCCCGCAGTGGAATTGGAAGATTTTCAACGCGGTCGTCGACCACTTCCGCCTCACGCCGAAAATGGCGTCGGGCTCCCTCTCCCGGGGGCAGCGGGCCGGGCTCTGCCTGGCGATGACCCTCGCGCCGGAGCCGGAGCTCCTGATCCTCGACGATCCCGCCCTCGGCCTCGATCCGGTGGCGCGGCGGAGCCTCCTCGAATCGATGCTCTACGTGACCCGCCGCTCCGACCGGACGATCCTCTTCTCCTCCCACCTCCTCTCCGACGTGGAGCGGGTGGCCGACCGGATCGTGATCCTCGACGAGGGGACGCTCCGCGCGAACTGCACCGTCGAGACCTTCCGCGAGCGGATCCGCCAATACGCCCTCCGCTTCCCCGAGGGGATCGCCGCCCCGGCGAACCTCGCCCACCCGACGCTGCTCCAGAGCTTCCGCACCGAGCGCAACCTCGTCCTCACCCTCGCCAACGCGGGCGAGGCGGAGCGCCAATGGCTCGCCACCCTCGGCGCGGAGCGGATCGAGGAGCGGCCCCTCGGCATGGAGGAGGCCTTCATCGCCTACGTCGGCGACCGGGGGGAGAAGACGTTCTTCCTCGATGGAATCAGCGGAATCGAAGGACTCAGCCCTTCCATCGCCTAA
- a CDS encoding GntR family transcriptional regulator: MSWPLNITTDSDLPIYRQVYNQVRRAVLTGARAEGETLPSVRALAEHLIVNPNTIARAYQELTRDGLIEARPGKGYYIARPKCLLSDAERQRRCAEAADLLLDEAVFLDFTPSQVDALLKKAWKRFEKP; encoded by the coding sequence ATGTCTTGGCCGCTGAATATCACCACCGATAGCGATCTGCCGATTTATCGGCAGGTCTACAATCAGGTGCGGCGGGCGGTCCTGACGGGGGCGCGGGCGGAGGGGGAGACGTTGCCGAGTGTCCGGGCCTTGGCGGAACACCTGATCGTCAACCCGAACACGATCGCCCGGGCCTACCAGGAGCTGACCCGGGACGGGCTGATCGAGGCGCGTCCGGGAAAGGGCTATTACATCGCGCGGCCGAAGTGCCTCCTTTCCGACGCCGAGCGCCAGCGCCGCTGCGCCGAGGCGGCCGACCTCCTCCTCGACGAGGCGGTCTTCCTCGATTTCACGCCCTCCCAGGTCGACGCGCTGCTGAAGAAGGCGTGGAAGCGTTTCGAGAAACCGTAG